One genomic segment of Candidatus Hydrogenedentota bacterium includes these proteins:
- the cas2 gene encoding CRISPR-associated endonuclease Cas2, whose translation MRRFYLISYDIPDDRRRARVFKLMRGWGERVQYSVFCCQLNPRERLELIEALKTRMNDSEDQTLIVEAGTVEGERPIPDIAYVGKVWRPEQRSQIV comes from the coding sequence ATGCGCCGTTTTTATCTGATCTCATACGATATCCCGGACGACAGACGCCGTGCACGGGTCTTCAAACTCATGCGCGGCTGGGGCGAACGTGTGCAATATTCCGTCTTCTGCTGCCAGCTCAATCCCCGGGAAAGACTGGAGCTTATCGAGGCACTGAAAACGCGGATGAACGACAGCGAAGATCAAACCCTGATCGTTGAAGCCGGAACCGTGGAAGGCGAACGCCCCATTCCGGATATTGCCTACGTCGGCAAAGTCTGGCGTCCGGAGCAGCGCTCTCAGATTGTTTGA